TTGGCATAAAGATGCATGGCCAATTGACCACATGGTGCTGAAACCTTCGGGCAACACCTCGATACCAGGATCCCAGGGCTCAGGTCCTGGTGCTGggcatgaaaacacacacacgccACCCTGAGCCCTACACATGTTGCCTGGTTTCTGGGATTAGGGCCACTGTCTCTCTCCTCTGATGACATCTCTCCAGCAGCATTTCTTCTCTGTGTGCAGGTGGGGTCTATCCAGCATTGCTTCATCTCTGGGTCTTTGGAAGGGTGTGGGGACCCAGGACATGCTAGACATTTCTTCCTTCTGGAGTGTTCCTGGTGACTTCCTTGCCAGAGAATCAATTAGGGCAAAAATAATAACCGTAATCATTAGAACTGTTATTCGGTAAACGTGAGACTATATTCATACCACTAATCATGGAACCATGGACTTACCATTTACTATGCAAAGTGCTTTACTgagtcatctcatttaatccttgtgcCTTTGTGGATGTGACACCATTTACAtgtaaggaaactgaagcccagagaggaacGGTGTTTGCCCAGGGGCACATGACTAGTAAGTGGCACATTTTGACTAGTGGTCAAAACTACAGAATACGGgggttattattcccattttgtgcTAAGTCAGTGGAGCTGGGGGATGCCCACTGAGACCCGGTAAGGCAAAGGCAGCAGTCCTGGCCTCGGGAGACTGGGCTGAGACCGAGTGCTTCCTCCTGCTTCTGGGCAGTCTCGCTGGTTTAAAACCCTCATCCTAAGGGTGCCTGGGTGTGGTCCTAAATACACCCAGCACTGGAAAGTTCTCCACCAGTGCTTGTGAGGTTTTCCTTTCTAGTTCTAGTATATACTTCTCAGGAATCTTCAGAATTCCCCAGTCAGCTTCCCAAAGGAAACTAAATTTTCTCAGAAAAGCAGGCTTATCTATTCAACTTAAATGGCTTCCTTTCGAACAACTGTAATGTCATCGTTCTCATTTTTATGAATAATTAAATCTTGGCATGTTAAGgctaaattaatcatttttatctCTTCCAAATTATATTGTCTAAATATGGCTAAACTGTTACGACAACTTACTGGAATCACCGAGGATGTTGTCAATGTCAAATGGAACCTGAAATCATCCACACCGGCCGTGTGAACATAATTTAGAGACTTGCATTTCATGCTCAGAGCCGTCCCTGGAGATTAAATGTGTGAACCGATCCTGCTGAAAACTCTGTTTCCCTCCATGATCTATCTCGTTCCAAAAGCTGGTGAGCCGGTGAGTAGCCTTTGCTTATCATGGCCAGTGTCAAGAGGTGAGCACAAGTTAACCTCAAAAACAACATTCAGCCCAGCCAAGTTTTCTGTAAATATGGTACATGATTAATTATGTCAGAAGACTATTTACTAAATGTGAAAAAATCAATAACACTCTAGGAAGAATGTTTACCCAGCCTAGGATCCAAACAAAGACTCTAAAGCCAGGgaagtttttgaaaaatacaagcTCCGTGTCTCCAGCAAACATAAGGGAGGCTTTGctccttttcatttttgccttGGCAGGGATGGGCCCTGGGGGTGTGGGCTCTGTCTCTTCTCTGGTCATTGCAATCAGAGTGACATGACTTTTGTCCACTGATGGCGGCCACGTGCCAGCCCTTGCAGGAAGCACTTACCGCTAGGACCTCATTTAATTTAATGCCACTGACAGGACAGTGGCATCCTGACTCTTATCCTCCCTGTTTTGTAAACTAAGAAACCAAGGCCCCAAGAAGTGAAAGTGTTGGTCCCAATCCCGAAGCCAGCAACTGGCTGAGGCCCTAGTTCCAGTTGCAGGAGTAGAGTCCAGGTGGTCTCAGGCCACAGTCTCCTGGTGTGATAGGAATTCACTGTTCCTGCCGGGTGCTTTCCTGAGCTGCTTCTTTTAGGTATGCACTCTCTTAGTCTTCACAAAGCCCTGTGAGAGGTGGAGACAGCTGAGGGTATGGAGTTACAGATAGTCGTACCATATAACAGTGGACAGAGTGGTTCAGTTGTGACCTtagtcacacagcttgtaagtcACAGAGTGGGATTGTAACCCAGTGCAGACAGGTtctatcctttctctttttttgtgtgtgtttttgagacagggtctggctccgtcacccaggctggagtccaatggcatgatcactgtaacctctgcctccctggttcaagtaatcctcctcctacctcagtctcctgagtagctaggactacaggcacacaccaccacacttcactaatgtcttctttctttctttctttctttctttctttctttctttctttctttccttctttctttctttcttttccttccttccttccttccttccttccttccttccttccttccttctttctttctctctctctctctctctctctctcttcctggagatggggagatggggtctcaaactcctgagctccagtgatccacccaccttggcctcccaaacagctgggattacaggtgtgagctactgcccCCCAGCCTCTATCCCTCTCAATGCAAGACAGACTGTCAATTGATGAGCCTCCCCCGAGGGAAGACAGTGTCCTCAAGTGGCGTTGCCTGCAGCAATCCTGGCATCTTTGTGCCCAGAGTGAACCTTGTAGCACCTCTCACCTCTGTACACCACAATGACTTTCAGAAATCATCATGTCATAATCAATATTCgtgatttttctagttttttaagttttaaagcaAATGATTAATAGAGGACAAATttcaattttacaaaaatgttattCAAATTCTGTTAAGCACCTCATGTATGAACTAAAATTTGTACTGACAAGCAAAAATATCAGATCTCACAGTTTTcactctgtttctgttttaaactTTGGACACAAAATCCCTAAGTGGTCTCATAGAATGACAGGTGGCAGTGACTCCAGTTCTGTTTCATTCCCTTCACCATCTCTGTGCCACTGTTGCTCACTGTGAGTCTAACATATACCGTGTTGTGCCAGGAAATACACAATGtgctttgtttccctttttaattcaatttttagttaaaaagaataaaaggaaaaagagaggccAGATGCCTGAATGATCCACAAACCAACTAGTCTACTCCCAAATAATTGAGATTAAACTGTCCCCATATTTGAGATCAGAACATTCCATTCCAGCATCAtgtaaagtaaatttttaaggcaattcaaaaagaaaacccagagtaCTCACAAAGACTGCAGAATACACACAGATGATGTGGAGCCTTTTGCTCAGGGTACATGTCATGCTGTTAGGCTCGCCATGGTTCTAGAACACCTAACGTGGCTTCCGTCCAAAGATCTGCCGAGAAAAACTCTTTCAATCTCCTTCTGCTGATTCCTGCTGTTTTAAGTATCAGTCCTTGGAGAGGTTTGGTATAATCTGCTCTCTAAATAAAATGGGATAAATCACCATCCATGGGGAATTTAGTATGTGAGGTGCAGAATTCCCTCAAAGTTTGCATTCAGACTATCTTAAATTCTTTGTAAAACTCCACCAAATCCCTCCCAGGAAAAGCaagctcttcctcttcccctgagTTTGAAGCATCAGGCCCTCAGCCTCTAAGAATCCCCTGTGCCGCCTCTAAGGAGCATCACCTATAGGTGGGAGCGGACACAGAAGGGCGGGGCTGGAGCTAGAGAACCCAGCCGTAAGTGTCCCGGGTGAATTAACCCACCTGAGCCCAGCAGGCAGCAGCCAAAGGGTGAAGGGACAGAGTGGAAGTCAGATGTGGGGGAGAAGGAATAGAAAACTTGCCCTGTGTCTTGGCAGTCAGCGGGTCAACTTGTGATGAAACTGTGTGTGTGCAGTTTAGACAGAGGCTTGCTTACATGTGCAGCATGTCTAGGGCTCAGCAACGGTCTCAGTGTCCACTCTCTTCCCAACTTGCTTTCTCCCTAATTCCAGAGGGGAGAGTTAAGCATGATTTCACTTTTATTAATGTTAGAGCAAGAAAGTTTCCAGAGGCCCTGTTCCCACCTCTGCATTTATAGATGAGAAGTGGGGCTGAGTTAACCAAGttactgaaaataataaagtaaaattcaagGACCCCCAGGGCAAGGCAGTTCTGCATTTTACATGGCCTTTCTCACTGTTGGTGCTTTACAAATACTTCCAAGGttgatggattaaaaaaacagagTATATGTCTTGCtagttcattttcttctttaagatgTCATCACTTGGCTAAGTGAATAGTAATTGGTTTGAAAGTTCCCACATGGAAGATGAATAACTTACAGCTAAAGAAGATATCTTGACAAAGATCTGGGGGTCAGagtggctaacatgctgaaagtCACTCATTTAGCCCATATCCTTAAGCATCAACTAAGTAGAATGTGAGTGAATGCTGCAGATCACAATCTACCCCTGAGGAATCCACCTCTGAGCTGCACAAACAGGGGCCTAGATCACGAGAAAGGCTTCCTGCTATGAGTGGATGCCAAGGCTGCAGGATCAATTTTACAGAATGTTAAGAAGTTACCTGCATGAAAATAAACCCTTAGAAATGCAGCTTTTCCCAGGCAGAGAACAAGATTGACCCTTGCCAAGCTCAAATGCATGGCCAGCTATGTTGGCTAGAAGCCGAGGACACCAGCCTTCCCTGGACCCTTCACAGCTGTCTACTCACCCAGCTCTGGCGGCACACTCAGCGTCCCGAGGAGGCAGGTCACAAGGACAGGGGGCTGGGAGACCCTGAGCCCCAGGAGGCAGTCCCCCATGTTCTCAGAGCCAGGTACCTCCAGCGGACACAGCCTTCTAGGACCCCATCTCCCCGCAGCACAAGCAGGAGCCATGCAGTCCTTCTGCGTGCCCAGTGCCCTTCCCCCCACCTCGGCCCAGCCCCGAGAACATCTGACCTGGACCCTCCACAGCTCTTCAATCTTCCTTCTCTAATCTGGGGGCCAGCCTAGTCCAGGTGGTTGTCATCTGGCCTGGAAACCTGTGGCCACCTGCTGAGGGATCCCCACCCCCTGCGTGGGTCCACTGGACGAAGCCCCAAGCCTTCATTACTGGGGTTCACAGGCTCCATCTTCCCCTGAATCCTCCCTCCCACTGCCTGGGCCTTGATTTCCCTGCCCTTCACTCACTCCCTGTCCCCAGGGCTTCTGTACATGCTATACCCCCATTCCAACACCATTCCACATCTGAGCTGCAACTCCTTTAGATTCCGACTTTACTGCCTGTCTTCTCCAGAGGAGCCTCTCCTaactccccttccccagccaggATGCTACCCCTGTATTGACCATGACCTCCCCCCTCCCCTGTGCTGCCTGAAATAAAGCCATCAGTGCTGTGACTTGTTCGAAGTTGTCCCACTCTAACAGGCCTCAAGGATCACAGAGGCAGGGATCCCCTTCTGGCATCTAGTGCCTCGCTCAGCGCATAGCAGGGTCTTAATCAACAAATGTTTGATGGGTGGATGGACAAACAGATGGATAGATGAAGGGGCACAGGGAGGGTCCGGTGGCTTCTATGGAGAGTTCCCAAAGGGTCTCAAATATCTTTGCCAAAATGCAAGGACTTAAGGCACATTCTTAGGAGGGTATCCAGCTGGAGTCAGAGATAGCCCCTTGTCCCTTAGGGAGCCAGCGAGCTCCCAGGCCCAGGGACACCCCAACATCTCCATGGAGGTCACTGTGGTGGTTGCTGGTGCCAGGTTCACAGGTGTTCCCTGTGTTCTCCACCATGGCGCGTCCCCTGGGGCCTTCACAGTCAGTGCAGAGCACCAAAGAGTTGCCGCTGTGTGGTGAATTCTTATAATTGTGCATTGCATCCATTTTGAATGTAATTTGGACCTTCTCCTACCAGAAGCAGGGCTTAGTCGCCCTTGACATGGTGTCCAGGGATTCACCCACTCCCGGTCCCTCAATGTGGCCAACCCAAATATCTGCCTTGTACACTCACCTCCTGTGACCACCTCCCTGTGGAACAGGCAGATACAGCCCACTTGATAGCCTCAGTGACTCCACACCCCACAGGGACTTCCCAGACATGCCGCCATGCCCACCTCTCAGCCACAGGGACCACACGGAGCCCATGTCTGGTTGCTCTAAACCCACCAGTGAGAAGTCCCCATGGGAAACCCGCTTGGGAAACGCCCTGGACCCCAATAAAGGCTTAGGTCTCAggtccctctctctcccttcactcCCCCCCGCCCCAAGTGAGCGTTCGTGACCCGGACAGATCCCACTTTCTGCAGGCCCCGTGAGGCGCGctgccatctccctgggacacagTGCTTCTGTTGCTTCCTGTGTCTTCTTGTGCTGCCTCCTGCGTCTCCCCCGACCCACGCCCCAACCCAACTCTCCTCCCATCAGGGCTCTCTTAGGAAGTGGCTGTCTTGATAGGAATAAACTGGACATGGGTCAGACGAGAGTCATAAGGTGTCTGTCCAGAGAAACAAGTTTTGTGTAAGAGAGACTTCTGGTCACTGGACAGGGCTAGAATTTATAGTCAGTCTCTCCAAGTGAGAGACAGAGCCTGCTACCAATGACAGGGGACTTGGAGAACAGCTGAGCCCCTCCCTCAGCTGAGATGGCGCTGAGGTGTGGTCCCCTCAGGCCCCCAGAGTGACCCGGCACCAGCTCCAGCAGCCCAAGCCATCGCGGGTTGGCTTCCTCCTTGTCTGTTTCACTTCCCCTTCCACATAAACTAGTCTCCCCAAATCCTGTCTCAGGGTCCCCTCCTGGGGGATCCCAACCAATGATCTAAGGTCTGTGGCGGCAAGAAAAGCACCCTGTGAGTCCCGGGCTTTTGCCGAGTCGCGATGTCATGGGAGGGCCTGCCCGGGCTTGGATTCCCGCTCCCTGCCCAGATTTCCGGCCCTTGCTAGGAATCCTGAGCCAGGGGACGTGAGCCTGCAAGGCCTGCACCACAAGGCCggacacattttcattttctttctgatgctTTTTGTGACCCTGCCACCTCACAATGCAATATTTCCACTGTGAAACCCCCAAAACTGCCAAATTTCACCCATTTTGGATTAACATTATCAAGGAGCTTGGCATTATGTTGAAAACCCAGACATTCCCACGACCCAGctcctatttaaaaaatgtctgtctATTTAAAGTTCAGGATGGgaggataaaagagaaaagactccCAAAGTCAACAGAGAACATGAGCTAGGCAAAAGGAAAGTCCAGTTTGCTTctaaaaaaggctgaaaattataACCATCCATGGCCTTGCGTCTTaagtctcagaattttttttcttttttgatggttTGCAAACCAAAGTGGAATTTTATTATGGGTTACTAAGGGAGCTTCCTCGAGTTCCTAGCCCCCAAAGCCTCTGTGCACTCCATAGCATGCCTCCGAGGCTCCTCATGCCATGAGAAAGAGAATGGAGCCAAAATCAAGCCGGCAGTATCTCCAGGCTGTAACGTCTTCCCCACGTCGCTGAGTTTCCACAGTGCTGAGCCAGAGACCCGGCAGAGCTGCCTAGCTCCTTTTATGAACAACAGCACCGTGATGAAGGCAGCAGGAGTCAGAGAACTATTCATTGCAGGAAGCCCCAGCATCCGGTGAGAAATAAGAAGTACAACAGTACAGGATGCGCCTTGGGTCACGGGGACGTGGAAAGCCCGCAGTCTTTGTGTCCTTCTCGGGGCCAGAGTGGCTGCAGCTCACCCCTCAGCTCCCTTCGGGTCCCAGCTGGGAGCCGAGATAGAAGCTACTGTCGCCGCTGGGCTTCTCGCCTCCTGCCGAGGGGCACACGGAGACCGGGATGGCCACCTCTGTgggcctgctgctgctgctgctgctgctcctgagGCAGCTCGGGGCCGGGACAGGAGCTGACACAGAGGCGGTGGTCTGCGCGGGGACCGCCTGCTATACGGCCCACTGGGGCAAGCTGAGCGCTGCCGAGGCCcagaacctctgcctccagaacgGGGGCAACCTGGCCACTGTGAAGAGCGAGGAGGAGGCCCAGCACGTCCAGCAAGTACTGGCCCAACTCCTGAGGCGGGAGGCAGCCCTGACGGCAAGGATGGGCAAGTTCTGGATTGGGCTCCAGCGAGAGAAGGGCAAGTGCCTGGACCCCAGTCTGCCGCTGAAGGGCTTCAGCTGGGTGGGCGGCGGGGAGGACACGCCTTACTCTAACTGGCACAAGGAGCTCCGGAACTCGTGCATCTCCAAGCGCTGTGTGTCTCTGCTGCTGGACCTGTCCCAGCCGCTCCTTCCCAGGCGCCTCCCGAAGTGGTCCGAAGGCCCCTGTGGGAGCCCAGGCTCCCCCGGAAGTAACATCGAGGGCTTCGTGTGCAAATTCAGCTTCAAAGGCATGTGCCGGCCTCTGGCCCTGGGGGGCCCAGGTCAGGTGACCTACACCACCCCCTTCCAGACCACCAGTTCCTCCTTGGAGGCTGTGCCCTTTGCCTCTGCCGCCAATGTGGCCTGTGGGGAAGGGGACAAAGACGACAGTCAGAGTCATTATTTCCTGTGCAAGGAGAAGGCCCCCGATGTGTTCGACTGGGGCAGCTCGGGCCCCCTCTGTGTCAGCCCCAAGTATGGCTGCAACTTCAACAATGGGGGCTGCCACCAGGACTGCTTTGAAGGCGGGGATGGCTCCTTCCTCTGCGGCTGCCGGCCAGGGTTCCGGCTGCTGGACGACCTGGTGACCTGTGCCTCACGAAACCCTTGCAGCTCTAGCCCATGTCGTGGGGGGGCCACATGCATCCCGGGACCCCATGGGAAAAACTACACGTGCCGCTGCCCCCAAGGGTACCAGCTGGACTCGAGTCAGCTGGACTGTGTGGACGTGGACGAATGCCAGGACTCCCCCTGTGCCCAGGAGTGTGTCAACACCCCTGGGAGCTTCCGCTGCGAATGCTGGGTTGGCTATGAGCCGGGCGGTCCTGGAGAGGAGGCCTGTCAGGATGTGGATGAGTGTGCCCTGGGCCGCTCGCCTTGCGCCCAGGGCTGCACCAACACAGAGGGCTCATTCCACTGTTCCTGCGAGGAGGGCTATGTCCTGGCCGGGGAGGACGGCACTCAGTGCCACGACGTGGATGAGTGTGTGGGCCCGGAGGGCCCCCTCTGCGACAGCTTGTGCTTCAACACACAAGGGTCCTTCCGCTGTGGCTGCCTGCCAGGCTGGGTGCTGGCCCCCAATGGGGTCTCCTGCGCCATGGGGCCTGTGTCTCTGGGACCACCATCTGGGCCCCCCGATGAGGAGtacaagggagagagagaggggagcaCTGTGCCTCCCGCTGCAACAGCCAGTCCCACGAGGGGCCTGGAGGGCACCCCCAAGTCTACACCCACCACAAGGAGACCTTTGCTCTCATCTGATGCCCCCATCACCTCTGTCCCACTTGAGGTGCTGGCCCCCAGTGGGTCCCCAGGCCTCTGGAGGGAGCCCAGCATCCATCACACTACAGCTGCCTCTGGCGCCCAGGAGCCTGCAGGTGGGGACTCCTCCGTGGCCACACAAAACGACGACGGCACTGACGGGCAAAAGCTGCTTTTATTCTACATCCTAGGCACCGTGGTGGGCATCCTACTTCTGCTGGCCCTGGCTCTGGGGCTACTGGTCTATCGCAAGCGGAGAGcgaagagggaggagaagaaggagaagccCCAGAATGCAGCAGACAGTTACTCCTGGGTTCCAGAGCGAGCAGAGAGCAGGGCAATGGAGAACCAGTACAGGTAAAGGGGGCCCTGAGCGACTGGGGGAGGGGATGCGCAGGCATGGGGACACTGACCACAGTACAAAGAGGTGGCAGCAGGAGCAGGCCCAGGTTCCCTGTGGGCAGACACACCCCGGTCCCGGCAGCTGACCCCTCAACCTCCCCCAACGCCAGGCACACGGGCTCCCTTAGAGCATGCTGCCTGTCTGCAGCGTGGCTGCAGGTAACCTGGGGCTCCCTCCCAAGCTCCAGACGTGCAGGCAGCAGGGGCTCCGTGGCTTCCAACACTGTCTCTTTTGTTTCCCATAGTCCGACACCTGGGGCAGACTGCTGAAAGTGAGGTGGCCCTAGAGACACTAGAATCACCGGCCACCATCCTCAGAGCTTTGAACTCCCCATTCCAAAGGGGGACCCACATCTTTCTGAAAGACTGGACTGAAATCTTAGCAAACAATTGTAAGCCTTCTCCTTAAAGCTCCCTTGGAACATGCAGGTATTTTCTACGCGTGTGTGGTGTTCCTGAAGTGGAAGCTGTGCATTGGCGTGCCTCAGTGGAGATTTTGTGACTCTGTAATGATTCTTACTCCCCCTTCCTTTTCAAATTCCAATGTGACCAGTTCCGGATCAGGGTGTGAGGAGGCTGGGGCTAAGGGGCTCCCCTGAATAGCTTCTCTGCTCACTTCGACCATCTAAGAGGAAAAGGTGGGCTGCTCATGCCGATTAGGATTGAAATGATTTGTTTCTCTTCCTGGGATGAAAACTAAGTCAATTAATTATTCAATTAGATAAGAAGATCTGATTTTTTGGTCAAAGGGAGCATGTTCAGGACTGGAAACATTTCTTTACATTTGCATTCTTGCATTTCCCCAGTCTTGCTAAATGTGAAATTGTTGACATCCTCCAGAACGGCCAGAAGTGCAATTAACCTCTTAGGTGGCAAGGAGGCAGGAAGTGCCTCTTTAGTTCTTACATTTCTAATAGTCTTGGGTTTATTTGCAAAGGAAGCTTGAAAAGCATGAGAAAAGTTGCTTGAAGTGAGTTACAGGTGTTTGTGAAGTCACAAAATCTACAGGGCTAGGGCGAGAGAGGCCAGGGATTTGTGCAAAGATACTTGAATTAATTCATCTAAATGTACTGAGGTTATCACACACTTGACTACGGATGTGATCCACACtaacaaggaaacaaaatcaaggaCAACCTGTCTTTGAGCCAGGGCAGGCCTCAGACACCCTGCTTGTGGCCCCGCCTCCACTTCATGCTGCTGGGAATGCCAGTGCTCCGAGCTCAGACGGAGGAAGCCATGGCGGAAACTTCCATCGGGCTGTTTTCTAAAGGATGTGTGAACGGGAGATGATGCACTGTGTTTTGAAAGCTGTCCTTTTAAAGCATTTTAGCACAGTTCATAGTTTCCAGTTGATGCAGCATCCTGAGATTTTAAATCCTGAAGTGTGGCTGGGGCACACACCAAGTAGGGAGCTAGTCAGGCAGTTTGCTTAAGGAACTTTTGTTCTGTGTCTCTCTTTTCCTTAAAATTGGGGgtaaggagggaaggaagagggaagaagaggactaactaaaatcatttttatcagCAAAAACTGCTCAAAGCCATTTACATttatatcctcattttaaaagtcacatttgCAAAGATTTCTCCCTATGATGATAATGTGGTTGATAGTGTGcactctccttctctctctctttcacacacacacacacacacacacacacacacacacacacacacacacggcaccaTTCTGCCTGGGGCACTGGAACAGAGCCCTGGGGTCACCAATGGTCAGAGTCACTAGAAGTTACCTGAGTATCTCTGGGAGGCCTCACGTCTCCTGTGGGCTTTTTGCTGTCACTGTGCAGGAGAACAGACAGAGGAAATGTGTCTCCCTCCAAGGCCCCAAAGCCTCAGAGAAAGGGTGTTTCTGGTTTTGCCTTAGCAATGCATCGGTCTCCGAGGTGACACCCTGGAGCAGTTGAAAAACCACCAGGTGGTTAGAGTTAATACTCTTGCCAGTTTTGAAATAT
This is a stretch of genomic DNA from Papio anubis isolate 15944 chromosome 16, Panubis1.0, whole genome shotgun sequence. It encodes these proteins:
- the CD93 gene encoding complement component C1q receptor; amino-acid sequence: MATSVGLLLLLLLLLRQLGAGTGADTEAVVCAGTACYTAHWGKLSAAEAQNLCLQNGGNLATVKSEEEAQHVQQVLAQLLRREAALTARMGKFWIGLQREKGKCLDPSLPLKGFSWVGGGEDTPYSNWHKELRNSCISKRCVSLLLDLSQPLLPRRLPKWSEGPCGSPGSPGSNIEGFVCKFSFKGMCRPLALGGPGQVTYTTPFQTTSSSLEAVPFASAANVACGEGDKDDSQSHYFLCKEKAPDVFDWGSSGPLCVSPKYGCNFNNGGCHQDCFEGGDGSFLCGCRPGFRLLDDLVTCASRNPCSSSPCRGGATCIPGPHGKNYTCRCPQGYQLDSSQLDCVDVDECQDSPCAQECVNTPGSFRCECWVGYEPGGPGEEACQDVDECALGRSPCAQGCTNTEGSFHCSCEEGYVLAGEDGTQCHDVDECVGPEGPLCDSLCFNTQGSFRCGCLPGWVLAPNGVSCAMGPVSLGPPSGPPDEEYKGEREGSTVPPAATASPTRGLEGTPKSTPTTRRPLLSSDAPITSVPLEVLAPSGSPGLWREPSIHHTTAASGAQEPAGGDSSVATQNDDGTDGQKLLLFYILGTVVGILLLLALALGLLVYRKRRAKREEKKEKPQNAADSYSWVPERAESRAMENQYSPTPGADC